In the Flavobacterium pallidum genome, one interval contains:
- the arsC gene encoding arsenate reductase (glutaredoxin) (This arsenate reductase requires both glutathione and glutaredoxin to convert arsenate to arsenite, after which the efflux transporter formed by ArsA and ArsB can extrude the arsenite from the cell, providing resistance.), with protein MIQVYHNPQCSKSRECLAILDGSAQEYEVVKYLNQTPDEQELKTLIKKLGIKPIELVRTKEALWKEKFETRKMTNAQIIKAMVKHPILMERPIVINGDKAIIGRPVERILDIIR; from the coding sequence ATGATACAGGTTTACCACAACCCGCAATGCTCAAAATCCCGGGAATGCCTGGCCATCCTTGATGGTTCCGCCCAGGAATACGAGGTGGTGAAATACCTTAATCAAACGCCCGATGAGCAGGAACTCAAAACCCTGATCAAAAAACTGGGCATCAAACCCATCGAACTCGTCCGCACGAAGGAAGCCCTATGGAAAGAAAAATTCGAAACCCGGAAAATGACCAATGCACAAATCATAAAAGCCATGGTGAAGCATCCGATATTAATGGAACGCCCCATCGTGATAAATGGCGACAAAGCCATTATCGGCAGGCCAGTGGAACGCATCCTTGACATTATCCGGTAG
- a CDS encoding exodeoxyribonuclease III, whose protein sequence is MKIISYNVNGIRAAISKGFLIWLEQANPDVICLQEIKATPDQVPLHEFENLGYHYHYWYPAQKKGYSGVAILSKIKPNDVVYGTGIPHMDFEGRNIRADFDDVSVMSLYLPSGTNIDRLSHKFMYMDDFHNYIADLRLRMPNLIICGDYNICHEPIDIHDPIRNKTVSGFLPEERSWLDIFMKSGFVDSFRHFNKNPHNYTWWSYRAGARGNNKGWRIDYILVSKTIENRLTRAVILPDAKHSDHCPVLAEII, encoded by the coding sequence ATGAAAATAATCTCTTATAATGTTAACGGAATACGCGCCGCGATTTCCAAAGGATTCCTCATATGGCTCGAACAGGCCAATCCCGATGTGATCTGCCTTCAGGAAATCAAGGCCACGCCCGACCAGGTTCCGTTGCATGAATTCGAAAACCTGGGATACCATTACCATTATTGGTATCCCGCCCAGAAAAAAGGTTACAGCGGCGTGGCGATACTTTCAAAAATAAAACCCAATGATGTGGTGTACGGCACGGGAATTCCCCACATGGATTTCGAAGGGCGCAACATCCGCGCAGATTTTGACGATGTCTCAGTGATGAGCCTCTATTTGCCATCGGGAACCAACATCGACCGCCTGAGCCACAAGTTCATGTACATGGACGATTTCCATAACTACATTGCAGACCTTCGCCTGCGTATGCCCAACCTCATCATTTGCGGCGATTACAACATTTGCCATGAACCCATCGACATCCACGATCCGATACGCAACAAGACCGTTTCAGGCTTCCTTCCCGAGGAGCGCTCGTGGCTCGATATCTTTATGAAAAGTGGCTTTGTCGACAGTTTCCGCCATTTCAACAAGAATCCGCACAATTATACGTGGTGGAGTTACCGCGCCGGTGCCCGTGGCAACAATAAAGGCTGGCGCATCGATTACATTCTGGTCAGCAAAACCATCGAAAACAGGCTGACGCGCGCCGTGATTTTGCCGGATGCGAAACATTCAGACCATTGCCCGGTTTTGGCCGAGATTATTTAG
- a CDS encoding AMP-binding protein — translation MNTPTYLNVHNQFKLNGFHLDRDDLCRVAYSFIKEGDDFERPVGHFLLDWFDHNDYIEMNTSGSTGIPKVIRVEKQAMVNSALATGNFFDLSPGDKVLNCLPVKYVAGKMMLVRGFILGLDMDFVAPTAYPLKNNDASYDFSAMVPLQAQNSLEELHRVKKLIVGGAKINASLEKELKKLSGQAFETYGMTETVSHIAAKKVGDRSFTVLPNVTIAVDDRNCLLITAPEISSEVIITNDLVDLISDTQFIWKGRIDNVINSGGIKLSPEQIEEKLYKRMERRFFVAGIADKDLGEKLILVVEGEPYTLPEGLFDKLDKYEKPKEVVFVDHFKETGNGKIIRKDSLAQ, via the coding sequence ATGAATACCCCAACATACCTTAATGTACACAATCAGTTTAAACTGAATGGCTTTCACCTTGACCGTGACGATTTGTGCCGTGTTGCATACAGTTTTATAAAAGAAGGCGACGATTTCGAGAGGCCGGTCGGTCATTTTTTGCTCGACTGGTTCGATCATAACGATTATATCGAAATGAATACCAGCGGCAGTACGGGGATTCCCAAAGTAATCCGCGTGGAAAAACAGGCAATGGTGAATTCTGCCCTGGCGACAGGCAATTTCTTTGATCTTTCGCCCGGGGATAAAGTCCTGAACTGCCTTCCTGTGAAATATGTAGCGGGAAAAATGATGCTCGTGCGCGGTTTTATCCTTGGACTGGATATGGATTTTGTCGCCCCGACAGCCTATCCGTTGAAAAATAATGATGCTTCTTATGATTTTTCAGCGATGGTGCCCTTACAGGCGCAAAACTCCCTTGAGGAATTGCATCGGGTGAAGAAACTGATTGTAGGTGGTGCCAAGATCAATGCCTCACTTGAAAAGGAACTCAAAAAATTATCGGGACAGGCTTTCGAAACGTATGGCATGACTGAAACGGTGTCGCATATTGCCGCTAAAAAAGTGGGCGACCGCAGTTTTACCGTATTGCCGAATGTAACCATTGCAGTCGATGACCGGAATTGCCTGCTAATTACCGCTCCCGAAATTTCATCAGAAGTCATTATTACAAACGATTTGGTTGATTTGATTTCCGATACACAATTTATCTGGAAGGGACGTATCGATAATGTAATTAACAGCGGCGGCATCAAACTGAGCCCTGAGCAGATCGAGGAAAAGCTTTATAAGCGTATGGAACGCAGATTTTTTGTAGCCGGCATTGCGGATAAGGATTTGGGAGAAAAACTCATTCTTGTTGTTGAAGGCGAGCCATACACTTTACCTGAGGGCCTTTTCGACAAACTAGATAAATATGAAAAGCCTAAAGAGGTTGTTTTTGTGGATCATTTCAAAGAGACCGGAAATGGGAAAATCATCAGGAAAGATTCATTGGCACAATAA
- a CDS encoding CPBP family intramembrane glutamic endopeptidase, with the protein MFIEQAYKNRRNLVAYIPFPLVFLGLMVANFMVSAEDTNTIIRNEIERYGKSMFFLSNLIPFAFLLLLLLFWVKYMHKQSILSLTTSRPEVDWNRVFFSFLIWGGFSTLLIFISYQSNPESFVFNFNLRPFLALALISLTLIPFQTSFEEYLFRGYLMQGIGLVSKRKWIPLLLTSIVFGLLHGANPEVGKIGYILLVYYIGTGFLLGIMTLMDEGMELSLGFHAANNITGALLVTSDWTVFQTDSVLIDKSEPSAGLEVIFPVLVVFPILLFIFSKKYKWSGWKEKLLGKIVLPPVENQNL; encoded by the coding sequence ATGTTTATCGAACAAGCGTATAAAAACAGGCGGAATTTAGTCGCCTACATTCCTTTCCCTTTAGTATTCCTTGGGTTGATGGTGGCGAATTTTATGGTTTCTGCAGAAGATACGAATACCATTATCCGCAATGAGATTGAACGATACGGGAAAAGCATGTTCTTTCTCTCAAACCTGATTCCTTTTGCATTCCTGCTGCTTTTACTGCTGTTTTGGGTGAAATACATGCACAAACAAAGCATTCTTTCCTTAACGACTTCAAGGCCTGAGGTCGACTGGAACAGGGTTTTTTTCTCATTTTTAATTTGGGGCGGTTTCAGTACGCTGCTGATTTTTATCAGTTACCAGTCAAATCCTGAAAGCTTTGTTTTTAACTTCAACCTGAGGCCTTTCCTGGCTTTGGCGTTGATAAGCTTAACGCTGATCCCGTTCCAGACGAGCTTTGAAGAATACCTGTTCCGTGGTTACCTGATGCAGGGAATCGGGTTGGTTTCAAAACGGAAATGGATTCCGCTGCTGCTGACTTCGATTGTATTTGGACTGCTTCATGGCGCGAATCCTGAGGTGGGAAAAATAGGCTACATCCTTTTGGTATATTATATCGGCACCGGTTTTTTACTGGGAATCATGACCCTGATGGATGAAGGCATGGAGTTGTCTTTGGGTTTCCATGCCGCCAATAATATTACCGGGGCGCTTTTGGTGACATCGGACTGGACGGTGTTCCAAACGGATTCCGTGTTGATCGACAAGTCTGAGCCTTCCGCAGGACTGGAAGTCATTTTCCCGGTACTCGTCGTTTTCCCGATACTTTTATTTATCTTTAGTAAGAAGTACAAATGGTCCGGATGGAAGGAAAAGCTTTTGGGCAAAATTGTGCTTCCTCCTGTTGAAAATCAAAACCTTTAA
- a CDS encoding TonB-dependent receptor domain-containing protein: MKLSRFAVLLFLFFIPFINVAQQRTEGEKVKVSGKIVEKGTTIPMEYTTITLQNTANPKIVTGGITNEKGEFNFEVSAGTYDIKIEFISFKPFEIKQKAITENTNLGTISLEPDATLLNEVEIRVDKTTVEIKLDKKVYNVGNDLMVKGGTVSDVLDNIPSVSVDADGVVSLRGNENVRILIDGKPSNAINITEALRQIPADAIDKVEVVTNPSARYDSEGGGGLLNIILKKGKNLGLNGTLILSTGDPENYGASGNLNFKSEGFNLFTTTGYNYRNNPGNSFTDTEYLNSDGTTRNFINEKRYNERVSEGVNSNFGIDLYLDKSTTWTNIFNYRKNNGNNPEEVTYNNFDANHENQFVTSRFNDQKSNSQNVEYSTNFTKNFKKQGHKFTIDASFSTNDDHDNSQIENNSDVLKFEKTSNDQSQTRNMIQSDYVLPIGKNSQFEAGYKGEFNKLLTDYEVDTLNTLINRYLPNPRYTNELQYNEKINALYTQFGTKIKKFSILLGMRWEDSNITINQLTTSDFNNKRYSNFFPSAFLTYEVSDQSSLSLSYSRRISRPRGRQINPFSNYSSNINIFQGNPDLNAAFTDALDLGYLKRWDKLTLSTSMYLNKTTDSFQFIRKESGDFVPVVSGGKDIVNNDGSVTIVDGEDYDIPVILSTPINLATEYRFGFEFTLNYSPYKWWKLNSNFNFFRNQTDGDYTYVDFKGNSISQNFDNTAYSWFTRLTSKVTLPYKIDWQTNLTYNGPQNNAQGRSLGVFSANLGFSKDLFKDKATVALNVQDVFNSRKRISDTNLPLLNSHSEMQWRVRQINLSFTYRFNKKKNEKERQPKRDSGDDGGDFQG; this comes from the coding sequence ATGAAATTATCAAGATTTGCAGTCCTTTTGTTCCTGTTTTTTATCCCCTTCATAAATGTTGCACAACAACGCACTGAGGGTGAAAAAGTCAAAGTTTCAGGAAAAATAGTCGAAAAGGGGACCACCATTCCAATGGAATATACGACGATAACGCTCCAGAATACTGCAAACCCGAAAATCGTCACCGGTGGCATCACCAATGAAAAAGGCGAATTTAATTTTGAAGTCAGTGCCGGAACGTATGACATCAAAATTGAGTTCATTTCCTTCAAGCCTTTTGAAATCAAGCAAAAAGCCATTACTGAAAATACCAATTTAGGGACCATTTCACTTGAGCCTGACGCTACCTTATTGAATGAAGTTGAAATTCGCGTCGATAAAACCACGGTGGAAATCAAGCTTGACAAGAAAGTCTACAACGTCGGGAACGACCTGATGGTCAAAGGCGGCACCGTCAGCGATGTGCTGGACAATATTCCTTCAGTTTCCGTTGATGCCGATGGCGTGGTAAGCTTGCGTGGGAATGAAAATGTGCGTATCCTGATCGACGGGAAACCGTCAAACGCCATTAATATTACGGAAGCCTTACGCCAAATCCCGGCCGATGCCATCGACAAAGTGGAAGTGGTTACAAACCCTTCCGCGCGTTACGATTCCGAAGGCGGCGGCGGATTGCTGAACATTATTTTGAAAAAAGGAAAAAACCTGGGCCTCAACGGAACATTGATCCTTTCAACCGGAGATCCGGAGAATTATGGCGCTTCGGGTAATTTGAATTTCAAGTCGGAAGGCTTTAACCTGTTCACCACAACGGGTTACAATTACCGTAACAATCCCGGTAATTCGTTTACCGATACTGAATATTTAAACAGTGATGGGACCACGAGAAACTTCATCAATGAGAAAAGATACAATGAGCGCGTCAGTGAAGGCGTGAATTCGAATTTCGGGATTGATTTGTACCTGGATAAATCGACGACCTGGACCAATATCTTCAACTACCGGAAGAATAACGGCAACAACCCGGAAGAGGTGACTTACAATAATTTTGATGCCAATCACGAGAACCAGTTCGTCACTTCTCGTTTCAACGACCAGAAAAGCAACAGCCAGAATGTGGAATATTCGACGAATTTCACAAAAAACTTTAAAAAACAAGGCCATAAATTTACCATCGACGCTTCTTTCTCGACCAATGACGACCATGACAATTCACAGATCGAAAACAATTCAGACGTATTGAAATTCGAAAAAACCAGCAATGACCAGAGCCAAACCAGGAACATGATCCAGTCAGATTATGTATTGCCAATCGGGAAAAACAGCCAGTTCGAAGCCGGTTACAAAGGCGAATTCAACAAGCTCCTTACCGATTATGAAGTCGATACGCTAAATACCCTAATCAACCGCTACCTGCCCAATCCACGCTATACCAATGAGCTGCAGTACAACGAGAAAATCAATGCGCTGTATACGCAATTCGGGACTAAGATTAAGAAATTTTCAATATTGCTTGGGATGCGATGGGAAGATTCAAACATCACGATTAACCAGTTGACGACTTCCGATTTTAACAATAAAAGATACAGTAACTTTTTTCCAAGTGCTTTCCTGACTTACGAAGTGTCAGATCAATCCAGCCTGTCGCTGAGCTACAGCCGACGCATTTCGCGCCCAAGGGGAAGGCAGATCAACCCGTTTTCCAATTATTCGAGTAACATCAACATCTTCCAGGGAAATCCTGACCTGAATGCGGCTTTTACAGATGCATTGGATCTGGGTTATTTAAAACGCTGGGACAAACTGACGCTGAGCACCTCGATGTACCTCAATAAAACGACTGATTCCTTTCAGTTTATCAGGAAAGAAAGCGGCGATTTTGTGCCCGTGGTTTCCGGCGGAAAAGACATCGTAAACAATGACGGCAGCGTCACAATCGTTGACGGCGAGGATTATGACATCCCGGTAATCTTATCGACACCAATAAACCTGGCTACAGAATACCGCTTCGGATTTGAATTTACACTGAATTATTCACCATATAAATGGTGGAAACTGAATTCCAACTTTAATTTCTTCCGCAACCAGACTGATGGCGATTATACTTATGTGGATTTCAAAGGCAACAGCATTTCGCAGAATTTCGACAATACGGCTTATTCGTGGTTTACGAGACTGACATCCAAAGTAACGCTGCCGTATAAAATCGACTGGCAGACAAACCTGACTTACAACGGTCCGCAGAACAATGCACAAGGCAGGAGTTTGGGAGTTTTCAGCGCGAATCTTGGCTTCAGCAAGGATTTATTTAAGGATAAAGCGACAGTCGCCCTGAATGTACAGGATGTGTTCAATTCAAGGAAAAGGATCAGCGACACCAACCTGCCTTTATTGAATTCCCACAGCGAAATGCAGTGGCGCGTAAGGCAGATTAACCTGTCGTTCACGTATCGTTTCAACAAAAAGAAAAATGAAAAGGAACGCCAGCCTAAACGCGACAGCGGTGATGACGGCGGTGATTTCCAGGGATAA
- a CDS encoding GNAT family N-acyltransferase: MGLVTAKEVAKAINATKYGFLGTFAGWMLMKVLKISRLNAIYDKNKHLSDVAFLKAILDQLEIRFEIPEEDLKRLPKDGAYITISNHPLGGVDGILLLKLMLEREPNFKIIANFLLHRIEPLKPYIMPVNPFENHKDAKSSVVGIKETLRHLSDGKPLGMFPAGEVSTYKDGKLVVDKEWEEGAIKVIRKAQVPVVPIYFHAKNSRFFYTLSKIGDTLRTAKLPSELFSQKDRIIKVRIGKPISVNEQNEHKTIEEYSEFLRKKTYMLANPFEKEHKLINTPNLKIPKSPKQIATAASNDMMIQEVANLRKQDCRLLQSKNYEVFFTKADKIPNILHEIGRLREITFREVGEGTNESTDLDRYDNYYYHMFLWDEDTNQIAGAYRMGLGSEIFAKSGIEGFYLHELFRFEPELYDMMSKSIEMGRAFIIKEYQQKPMPLFLLWKGIIHTTLRYPEHNFLLGGVSISNQFSEFSKSLMIEFMKSNYYDPYIAQYVHAKKEFKVKLKDADKDFIFDEAESDLNKFDKIIDELEPGSLRLPVLIKKYIKQNARVVAFNVDPMFNNAVDGLMYIRIADIPESTMKPVMEEFQAELERKLLEKGETL; the protein is encoded by the coding sequence ATGGGTTTAGTGACCGCAAAGGAAGTGGCTAAGGCAATCAATGCGACCAAGTACGGGTTTCTCGGTACTTTTGCGGGTTGGATGCTGATGAAAGTGCTGAAGATTTCGCGGCTGAACGCCATTTATGATAAAAACAAGCATCTCAGTGATGTAGCCTTCCTGAAGGCCATTTTGGACCAACTTGAAATCCGTTTTGAAATTCCGGAAGAAGACCTGAAAAGGCTGCCTAAAGACGGTGCTTATATTACAATTTCAAACCACCCGCTTGGTGGTGTCGACGGCATTTTGCTTTTGAAACTGATGCTGGAGCGCGAACCGAATTTCAAGATTATCGCCAATTTCCTGCTGCACCGCATTGAGCCTTTGAAGCCCTACATTATGCCGGTGAATCCTTTCGAAAACCATAAAGACGCGAAATCGAGCGTGGTCGGGATTAAGGAAACGTTGCGTCATTTGAGCGACGGCAAGCCTTTGGGGATGTTCCCTGCCGGGGAAGTTTCAACCTATAAGGACGGAAAACTTGTTGTAGACAAGGAATGGGAGGAAGGCGCAATTAAAGTCATCAGAAAGGCGCAGGTTCCCGTGGTGCCAATTTATTTCCATGCGAAGAACAGCCGCTTCTTTTATACTTTATCAAAGATTGGCGATACGCTGCGTACGGCGAAACTGCCATCGGAATTGTTTTCACAGAAAGACCGCATCATTAAGGTACGTATCGGAAAACCGATATCGGTGAATGAGCAGAATGAACATAAGACGATTGAGGAATACTCGGAATTCCTTCGGAAGAAGACGTATATGCTCGCCAATCCTTTCGAAAAGGAACACAAACTGATCAACACACCGAACCTGAAAATCCCGAAAAGTCCGAAGCAGATTGCGACCGCCGCAAGTAATGACATGATGATTCAGGAAGTCGCAAACCTCAGAAAACAAGACTGCAGGCTATTGCAAAGCAAGAATTACGAAGTGTTTTTTACCAAAGCGGATAAGATTCCGAATATCTTACATGAAATAGGGCGTCTGCGCGAGATTACCTTCCGTGAAGTGGGCGAGGGCACTAACGAATCGACAGATCTTGACCGGTATGACAATTATTACTACCACATGTTTCTGTGGGATGAGGATACCAACCAGATTGCAGGTGCTTACCGCATGGGACTGGGTTCTGAGATTTTTGCCAAGAGCGGGATTGAAGGCTTTTACCTGCATGAATTGTTCCGTTTTGAACCCGAACTGTATGACATGATGAGCAAATCCATTGAAATGGGAAGGGCCTTTATCATTAAGGAATACCAACAGAAGCCAATGCCATTGTTCTTATTGTGGAAAGGAATTATTCATACCACGTTACGTTATCCTGAGCATAATTTCCTGCTGGGCGGCGTAAGCATCAGCAACCAGTTTTCGGAGTTTTCGAAATCGCTGATGATCGAGTTCATGAAATCGAATTATTATGACCCGTATATTGCGCAGTATGTACATGCCAAGAAAGAATTTAAGGTAAAGCTTAAGGATGCCGATAAGGATTTCATTTTTGATGAGGCCGAATCTGATTTGAATAAATTCGATAAGATTATCGATGAGCTAGAGCCGGGAAGCCTGCGTTTGCCGGTCCTGATCAAGAAATACATCAAGCAGAATGCCCGGGTAGTGGCATTTAACGTAGATCCGATGTTTAATAATGCTGTCGACGGATTGATGTATATCCGTATTGCAGACATTCCTGAAAGCACCATGAAACCTGTCATGGAGGAGTTTCAGGCTGAACTTGAAAGAAAACTCCTCGAAAAGGGCGAAACATTGTAA
- a CDS encoding OmpA/MotB family protein — protein MIKKVSAALLIMALSSSCVSKKVYTDLENKFADLKKESRKMADDNEALLADKNKLEIDQSNLQKEYDKTKSERDKLQADLAAANANMKTLQASYSALEKNSDDALQSNMTKNRELLAKLEAKEKALAAEQERINKLMADFQERSNRVTELEEMMASKEAGMKKLKETLSKALNAFEGKGLTIEQKNGKVYVSMENKLLFQTGSWTVGAEGKKAVTELGKVLAQNPEIAVLIEGHTDNDKFAGAVGGIENNWDLSTKRATAVVNILSENKGINKQNLTAAGRGEFAPIASNDNTEGKSKNRRIEIILTPKLDEISKMLNDL, from the coding sequence ATGATTAAGAAAGTTTCCGCCGCACTATTGATTATGGCTTTGTCCAGTTCATGCGTATCTAAAAAAGTTTACACCGACCTCGAGAACAAATTCGCCGACCTGAAAAAAGAAAGCCGCAAAATGGCCGACGACAATGAAGCGCTGCTCGCCGACAAGAACAAGCTCGAAATCGACCAATCGAACCTTCAAAAGGAATACGACAAGACCAAATCCGAACGCGATAAACTGCAGGCGGATCTTGCTGCCGCCAATGCCAATATGAAAACGCTGCAGGCGTCTTACAGCGCTTTGGAAAAAAACAGCGATGACGCATTGCAATCGAACATGACTAAAAACCGCGAACTTCTGGCAAAACTGGAAGCCAAGGAAAAAGCCCTTGCCGCCGAGCAGGAGCGCATCAACAAACTTATGGCCGATTTCCAGGAACGGTCAAACCGCGTCACCGAACTCGAGGAAATGATGGCATCAAAAGAAGCCGGCATGAAAAAACTGAAGGAAACACTTTCAAAAGCGTTGAATGCCTTCGAAGGAAAAGGACTTACCATCGAACAGAAAAATGGCAAAGTGTATGTTTCCATGGAAAACAAACTGTTGTTCCAGACCGGAAGCTGGACAGTCGGCGCAGAAGGCAAGAAAGCCGTAACCGAACTCGGAAAGGTTTTGGCGCAAAACCCAGAAATCGCCGTACTTATTGAAGGGCATACCGATAACGATAAATTTGCAGGTGCCGTGGGCGGCATAGAGAACAATTGGGACCTTTCCACAAAACGCGCTACGGCTGTAGTGAACATCCTTTCAGAGAATAAAGGCATCAACAAGCAAAACCTCACCGCTGCAGGTCGCGGGGAATTCGCCCCAATCGCGTCAAACGACAACACAGAAGGCAAATCGAAAAATCGCCGTATCGAAATCATCTTAACGCCAAAACTGGACGAAATCAGTAAGATGCTGAATGATTTGTAG
- a CDS encoding OmpA family protein, translating to MKKLLLTLTFVSTLSLSAQTDTETSSESTDNGFNKWSLELNGGVNKPSAPFAPGYFSATPSFFNADFGVRYMFNNKFGVKADFGYYKLQDNESSLHFSTKYYRADLQAVANVGRIMNFETWTKRIGALVHIGGGYMQFRSDNLSYTDRGGNFIIGLTGQYKLAKRVVLTGDFTSVTNVAQDKTFDGTSGTGQIRGFAGGIFSGTIGLTVYLGSHEEHADWYVESSVKDEEVDALKKRVDDLETMLNDTDKDGVPDYLDAEPNSLTGVAVDSKGRTVDTNGNGIPDELESYMDKTYGAGNTNNNTNINNTPNNNALVKALINDGYVTTYFDFNKSTPTNVSTEGIDFILTYLRNNPTATVDIIGHADEIGRTPYNDKLSQARANNVKNTLIKAKIDPSRLNVVPAGEDASVDKESAGARKLVRRVTFKVK from the coding sequence ATGAAAAAACTTTTACTCACATTAACTTTCGTTAGTACATTGAGCCTTAGTGCCCAGACGGATACTGAGACAAGTTCAGAAAGCACTGACAACGGTTTCAACAAATGGTCTCTCGAACTTAACGGAGGTGTAAATAAGCCTTCAGCTCCATTTGCGCCTGGATACTTCTCAGCTACACCAAGCTTTTTTAATGCTGACTTTGGAGTTAGATATATGTTTAACAACAAGTTTGGTGTGAAAGCAGATTTCGGATATTACAAGTTGCAGGACAATGAGAGTTCGCTTCATTTCAGCACTAAATACTATAGAGCTGACTTACAGGCGGTAGCCAACGTTGGACGTATCATGAACTTTGAAACATGGACCAAAAGAATAGGTGCTTTAGTACACATTGGTGGTGGTTACATGCAATTCAGGAGTGATAATTTAAGTTACACTGACCGTGGAGGAAACTTCATCATTGGACTTACAGGCCAATATAAACTTGCTAAAAGAGTGGTGTTGACAGGAGATTTTACTTCTGTTACAAACGTTGCACAGGATAAAACTTTCGACGGAACGTCAGGCACAGGACAGATCAGAGGATTTGCCGGTGGGATCTTCTCAGGAACTATCGGTCTTACTGTTTACCTAGGAAGCCATGAAGAGCACGCAGACTGGTATGTTGAATCTTCTGTAAAAGATGAAGAAGTGGATGCGCTTAAGAAAAGGGTTGACGATCTTGAAACCATGCTGAATGATACTGATAAGGATGGTGTGCCGGATTACCTTGATGCTGAGCCAAACTCTTTAACAGGTGTTGCTGTTGATTCTAAAGGAAGAACAGTGGATACTAACGGAAATGGTATTCCTGATGAATTGGAAAGCTACATGGATAAAACATATGGCGCTGGTAATACGAACAACAATACGAACATCAACAACACGCCAAACAACAATGCTTTGGTGAAAGCGCTGATCAACGATGGTTATGTTACCACTTACTTCGATTTCAACAAATCAACTCCGACAAACGTTTCTACAGAAGGTATCGATTTCATACTTACTTATTTGAGGAACAACCCGACAGCGACCGTTGACATCATCGGACATGCTGACGAAATCGGAAGAACACCTTACAACGATAAATTATCTCAGGCAAGGGCTAACAATGTGAAAAACACGTTGATCAAAGCTAAAATCGATCCTTCAAGGCTGAACGTAGTTCCTGCAGGTGAAGATGCTTCTGTAGATAAAGAGTCTGCTGGTGCAAGAAAGCTAGTAAGAAGAGTTACTTTCAAAGTGAAATAA